Proteins encoded by one window of Lepeophtheirus salmonis chromosome 3, UVic_Lsal_1.4, whole genome shotgun sequence:
- the LOC121114283 gene encoding uncharacterized protein K02A2.6, whose protein sequence is MSMFIYNIKYVKPMHISNADPLSRGPLDDPYICNGPVEKMKCNSIEFSRMKESELLDATMEDPVLPLVIAAAKSDDWSCVQDEGLRSKRNALSVKNGLLFWGIRFAVPKKLRAQFLQQLHINHAAMVKMKVLARSRLWWPGLDQDIENFVSECRTCQENAWDPPSQFVPFAPSSEWERVHVDYAKVQGKDVLVMIDAGSKWIEAAQMNHVSTLPTLKQLFLWFTCFGVPRTLHSDNGPQFANDKFRIKLSEWGGETHTFSAVPPQSNGLAKRAVPIIKSLVKKNPGLSLDELLFSYRSTPWVCGKTPSALLFSHKIRTRLDTMLPQESPCVKDINKTPMAKNVWCQNFNNRKPTWLEGKILDKTGNVLFKVQVDGKIVIRHINQLRPCRSG, encoded by the coding sequence ATGTCAATGTTTATTTACAACATCAAATATGTCAAACCTATGCATATATCCAATGCTGACCCACTGTCTCGTGGTCCGCTGGATGATCCTTATATTTGTAATGGCCCTGTGGAAAAAATGAAGTGCAACTCAATTGAATTCTCCAGAATGAAAGAGTCTGAACTATTGGATGCTACAATGGAAGATCCTGTACTTCCCTTAGTCATCGCTGCAGCTAAGTCAGATGACTGGTCGTGTGTCCAAGATGAAGGGTTACGTTCCAAACGTAACGCGTTATCCGTGAAGAATGGTCTTCTCTTTTGGGGGATAAGATTCGCTGTCCCAAAGAAATTACGCGCCCAATTCCTTCAACAACTCCACATCAATCATGCTGCAATGGTAAAAATGAAAGTGTTAGCACGTAGTAGATTATGGTGGCCTGGTTTAGATCAAgacattgaaaattttgtttctGAGTGTCGTACATGTCAGGAGAATGCTTGGGATCCGCCTTCTCAGTTTGTTCCCTTTGCTCCTTCGAGTGAATGGGAGCGAGTCCACGTTGACTATGCCAAAGTCCAAGGTAAAGATGTCCTTGTGATGATCGATGCAGGATCCAAATGGATAGAAGCTGCACAAATGAATCATGTTTCTACTCTTCCTACTCTTAAGCAACTATTTCTATGGTTCACTTGTTTTGGGGTCCCTCGTACTCTGCACTCAGACAACGGACCTCAGTTCGCAAATGATAAATTCAGGATAAAGCTTTCAGAGTGGGGGGGTGAAACTCACACTTTCTCCGCCGTACCACCCCAGTCGAATGGTCTCGCCAAGAGAGCCGTTCCGATCATCAAGTCTCTTGTGAAGAAAAACCCTGGCCTCTCACTAGATGAGCTTTTATTTTCGTATCGCTCTACTCCCTGGGTGTGTGGAAAGACACCATCTGCGCTTTTGTTCTCTCATAAAATACGGACTCGACTTGACACAATGCTCCCTCAGGAATCGCCGTGCGTCAAAGATATCAATAAGACGCCAATGGCCAAAAATGTGTGGTGTCAGAACTTCAATAATAGAAAACCTACATGGCTGGAGGGAAAAATTCTGGACAAGACAGGAAACGTTCTATTTAAAGTGCAAGTGGATGGCAAAATAGTAATACGCCACATCAATCAACTCCGTCCTTGCCGTTCGGGTTGA